CAAATTTCAACCGATTTTCGTAGGAAAGATGAATGGTATAAATAGAATGAATGCACTTCTCGGGTTTTCAGTAAGGAGGATGAAGATTTACACAGCAAACCAAACCATACGATCAATTCCAGACCACGCATTTACAAATTCATCTTGAACATGTCCACCCAAACCCCAAGCAAGCCTTTTCGCATGGGCGTCCTCCTTGAGGGTGTTCAAATATCCGACATCATGGGCATCGACCTAATCGGCAACCTGTCACGCAAATATGTCAGCGCGGCGCAAGGACTGAACCCAGGCATTGCCCGCTTTCTAGAATCCGCAATAGACCTGGAGATCTTTTACCTCGCCGAGACCCTCGCCCCGACCGAGGTCACGCCTTCGTTCAAGTACCTCCCCAACGTGACATATGACGATTGCCCGCGCgacctggacctggtgcTGATCGGCGGCAACGGGTTCGAGTCGCAGAGCGAGGCCTCGAAAAAGTTCATCCGCGAGGCTTGGCCCAAGACGCGAGTGTGGATGACGACGTGCGTCGGCACTCTTTGGCTGGCATCGGCTGTCGACCTGACCGGGTTGAAGGTCACCACCAACAGGGTAGCCATTGAGTTTGGCAAGCAGCTGTACCCTGGAGCGGAGTGGCAGGACAAGAGGTGGGTGGTGGAGGACAAGGTCTACGAAGGTCAAGGCAAGGGCGAGTTGTGGACTGGAGGTGCTGCCGGTGCTGGTGAGTACCTTGTCATGCGAATGCCattcgttttttttcttcttttttttctctttttcccatgctctcttgttctttttttgtagTAAACCTGACAAGAAATTCTAGGGCTCGACATGGTCACCGAATGGTGCTTCCAGAACTTTGACAAGGATTTTGTCAACGCCTTGTCCACGTACCCCCTCGAGTTCCAGCCTGGTCGCAGCTTTGACCAGAATTACAACTACGATCTCAAGGATGTTGGAGGTCCTTGGCAGCCTGCTGCGCCGGCTTCATAGAGATAAAAGTCTGTCATTTCTGTTTGAAGAGGTACTTGAAGCGGTATTTTGGGATTTGGAGACTAAAGGAGGATAGATATGAGAGTAGCTCTTTTTGCTCAACGAGGCAACCCACAAAAACAGATTTGCAGCAGCAAACCCGCTCACGCCAGACATTGATAATACCAATCGTTCAGCTTTACACACCTGAAAGGGCTCACGCAAACCGTGCCACCCTGCCAGTTGATACCACCACATTGTTGCCATTGCGGCACCGTGCCGGGGTTCGTGACAGGAGGAGTAGTCtgctgaggaggaggagtgGTCGTGGTAGAGGTAACACTGGTGGTGAAGCTGGTGGGAGGAGAGGTAGTGGCGACGGTAGTAGTGGGCAAGTTTGTAGCCGGACCACAGCCGGAGCCCGTGGCCTTTGCGCGCAGGACACTCGAGACAGAGGACCAAGCCGGCTTCTTGTTGTAGTTTGCGTCGTAAAGCATCGCATCACCCGTGCCGGGGAAGGTGCTGGGGATCCACGAGTGCTTGTCGGTGAATCCCCAGACTGTGAAGCCAACGCAGCGGGGGCCGACGTCGAGGCACGATCCTACCATGTTGGCGTAGTCGACCCCCTGCTGAGCAGCAGCCTGCGAGctggccgggaggctggagtggCGGATGTCGACCTCGGTGTAGGACACGTCGACGTTGAGAGCCGTGAAGCGGCGAAGCATTGTGGTCAAGGCGGACCGGGACGGAGTCGAGCCGACAATCATGTGGCCCTGGAGGCCGACAGCGTCGATGGGGGCGCCTGCAGCCTGGACGATCTTGACAAGCTCGACAGCACGGTCCGTCTTGGCCTGGTTGTACTCGAGGTTGTAGTCGTTGTAGTAGCTGGAAAACCAGAGGAGGTTAGGTCTCTGTTAGTAAGGGGCAAGGAGGCAGTCCAACTCGGGACGCAACATCACAAAGGAACTTGAAG
This DNA window, taken from Pyricularia oryzae 70-15 chromosome 6, whole genome shotgun sequence, encodes the following:
- a CDS encoding DJ-1/PfpI family protein, which produces MSTQTPSKPFRMGVLLEGVQISDIMGIDLIGNLSRKYVSAAQGLNPGIARFLESAIDLEIFYLAETLAPTEVTPSFKYLPNVTYDDCPRDLDLVLIGGNGFESQSEASKKFIREAWPKTRVWMTTCVGTLWLASAVDLTGLKVTTNRVAIEFGKQLYPGAEWQDKRWVVEDKVYEGQGKGELWTGGAAGAGLDMVTEWCFQNFDKDFVNALSTYPLEFQPGRSFDQNYNYDLKDVGGPWQPAAPAS
- a CDS encoding endo-1,4-beta-xylanase A, coding for MRSASFLPAFIGALLPTANAQACGLNQVAQAAGLQYFGTAVGEGAVNEQPYMNIVNNINEFGQVVPENGQKWQSTQPNRGQFSYTQGDIVTNVATRNNQVLRCHTLVWHSQLPGWVSSGSWNRQSLEQVIVTHINNVMGHYLGKCYAWDVVNEAIDDNGGWRDSVFYRVFGTDFIPLSFKAAKAADPNTKLYYNDYNLEYNQAKTDRAVELVKIVQAAGAPIDAVGLQGHMIVGSTPSRSALTTMLRRFTALNVDVSYTEVDIRHSSLPASSQAAAQQGVDYANMVGSCLDVGPRCVGFTVWGFTDKHSWIPSTFPGTGDAMLYDANYNKKPAWSSVSSVLRAKATGSGCGPATNLPTTTVATTSPPTSFTTSVTSTTTTPPPQQTTPPVTNPGTVPQWQQCGGINWQGGTVCVSPFRCVKLNDWYYQCLA